In Synechococcus sp. A18-25c, a single window of DNA contains:
- the coaE gene encoding dephospho-CoA kinase (Dephospho-CoA kinase (CoaE) performs the final step in coenzyme A biosynthesis.) has protein sequence MPRQRRIGLTGGIASGKSSVGRWLAQQHVPVLDADQYAHDALAPGEPAWQAVIDRYGSAVLKQGSNPTQPALSREALGSIVFAKAPERRWLEQQVHPLVRARFQTELQRLNSEPITVLMIPLLYEAGLESLCTEVWVVHCTAAQQRERLIARNTLSAAAAEQRIQAQWPLERKCQLADQVIDNSGAANAWKDQVRALLMART, from the coding sequence ATGCCTCGCCAACGCCGCATCGGCCTGACCGGTGGCATCGCCTCCGGCAAAAGCAGTGTGGGCCGCTGGCTGGCCCAGCAACATGTGCCTGTCTTGGACGCCGACCAGTACGCCCATGACGCCCTCGCCCCGGGGGAACCCGCCTGGCAGGCCGTGATCGATCGCTATGGCAGCGCAGTGTTGAAGCAAGGGTCTAACCCAACACAACCTGCGTTAAGCCGAGAGGCGCTCGGCAGCATCGTGTTTGCAAAGGCACCGGAACGGCGGTGGCTGGAACAGCAGGTGCACCCGCTGGTGCGCGCACGTTTCCAAACCGAGCTGCAACGCCTCAACAGCGAGCCGATCACGGTGCTGATGATTCCACTTCTCTATGAAGCTGGGCTGGAAAGTCTTTGCACAGAAGTGTGGGTTGTGCACTGCACAGCCGCGCAGCAACGCGAACGGCTAATCGCCCGCAACACACTCAGTGCCGCAGCTGCTGAGCAGCGCATCCAGGCCCAATGGCCCTTGGAGCGGAAATGCCAACTGGCCGATCAGGTGATTGACAACAGCGGAGCTGCGAATGCCTGGAAGGACCAGGTCCGTGCACTCCTCATGGCTCGCACTTAA
- the argJ gene encoding bifunctional glutamate N-acetyltransferase/amino-acid acetyltransferase ArgJ: MARRQDDTSVSRGSVVADNSWAASQWTVVEGGVTAPAGFLAAGITAGLKASGKPDLALVLAPEGAACAGTFTTSVVRAACVDLCAERLVSNGGQARAVLINSGQANACTGDRGLIDSQRATQALADRLGVDADQVLICSTGVIGVPIPMEVLLGGLNPLVEALDAEGGAAAAGAILTTDLVEKQIALEATLAGRRVRLGGMAKGSGMIHPDMATMLGYLTCDAGVPADVWQAMVQRVVQRSFNAITVDGDTSTNDTVLAFAAGEPLPGTAFAALEEGLTQVAQHLARAIARDGEGATCLIEVQVQGAPCEQDAVRMARTICGSSLVKTAVHGRDPNWGRIVAAAGRSGVAFDPDAVALWIGDHQLMADGQPLAFDRSAASIYLSDRACGSYLNDDVVLIRLHVGTGPGSGSGWGCDLSDQYVRINADYTT, translated from the coding sequence ATGGCGCGGCGGCAGGATGACACCAGTGTCTCGCGCGGATCCGTGGTTGCCGACAACAGCTGGGCTGCCTCTCAGTGGACTGTGGTGGAGGGAGGCGTTACTGCTCCTGCCGGTTTTCTTGCTGCCGGAATCACGGCAGGGTTGAAGGCATCGGGCAAGCCGGATCTGGCGCTTGTTCTGGCGCCGGAGGGTGCCGCCTGTGCCGGCACGTTCACCACCTCAGTGGTGCGTGCCGCCTGCGTGGATCTTTGCGCTGAACGGTTGGTCTCCAATGGCGGCCAGGCCCGAGCAGTGCTGATCAATTCGGGTCAGGCCAATGCCTGCACGGGCGATCGTGGCTTGATCGACAGTCAGCGGGCCACGCAGGCCCTGGCGGATCGTTTGGGTGTGGACGCTGATCAGGTGCTGATCTGCTCCACAGGTGTGATCGGTGTGCCGATTCCGATGGAGGTGTTGCTTGGTGGCCTGAACCCTCTCGTGGAAGCCTTGGATGCCGAGGGTGGAGCTGCTGCTGCCGGAGCCATCCTCACCACCGATCTGGTGGAGAAGCAGATCGCCTTGGAAGCCACCCTGGCTGGGCGCCGGGTCCGGCTCGGGGGGATGGCCAAAGGATCGGGGATGATCCATCCCGACATGGCCACCATGCTCGGGTATCTCACCTGCGATGCGGGGGTCCCGGCCGATGTGTGGCAGGCCATGGTGCAGCGTGTTGTTCAGCGCTCGTTCAATGCCATCACGGTGGATGGTGACACCAGCACCAATGACACGGTGCTGGCCTTTGCCGCTGGTGAGCCCCTTCCAGGCACGGCTTTTGCAGCGTTAGAGGAGGGGCTGACCCAGGTGGCGCAACATCTGGCGCGCGCCATTGCCCGCGATGGGGAGGGAGCCACTTGTCTGATCGAGGTGCAGGTGCAGGGCGCCCCGTGCGAGCAGGACGCTGTGCGTATGGCTCGCACAATTTGCGGGTCATCGCTGGTCAAGACCGCCGTGCATGGCAGAGATCCCAACTGGGGGCGGATCGTTGCGGCTGCGGGGCGTTCCGGTGTGGCATTTGATCCTGATGCTGTGGCCCTCTGGATCGGCGATCACCAACTAATGGCCGATGGCCAGCCCCTCGCCTTCGATCGCTCGGCGGCCTCCATCTACCTGAGCGATCGGGCCTGTGGGAGCTATCTGAACGATGACGTCGTCCTCATCCGTCTGCACGTCGGCACGGGGCCAGGCTCTGGATCCGGCTGGGGCTGTGATCTTTCGGATCAATACGTGCGCATCAATGCCGATTACACCACTTGA